The genomic region AGTTCTCGAAAGTTCGATGTAGTGGTATGTTCGAGGATGGTGTCCCCCCTCTGCTATGAACAGAACGGAGAAGTGGATGATTTCCTGGTGTTTTATCTACCAACAAAAATCagctaattaaaataaattgaattacaGCTGTGTGGCTGTACGCCTCCACCaatcagtgcagtttcagtctgaCCAGTAAAAACCTTACCAGTTCATCTTGGACATCATGTTTCAGACCAAGTCAGTTAACCCGGGAGTCACTTGTGAACAAAACAGTGAACACTTCTGAAGATGAAGACATCTCGAGGAAAAGAAGGGTTTTggaaggtcactgtgacctttgaccaccaaaatcaaatcaattcatCTTTGAGTCTGAGTGAAGATTTGCAGCAAAATTTAAGAAATCCCCTCGAggagttcttgagatatcgtgttcacaaacATGAGACTGACAGAAACCTCAGAAACATGATGCCTCcggccactagatggcggcgaTGTGGAAACCGCTTCAGGCCAGCTCCTTGGACATTTTCAATTAAATTCAACCATAATCACATAAAGTCTCCCTCTATCCAACAGGCTAATACAGATAAAGTTGATAAGTTAAATGTTTACTTACCACTGTAACAGACAAAATATCTTTCTTCATTACAAGGCCCATCGTACCATTGTCCACTCCGGTACATCCTCACACAGTTCTCTACAGTTCTGTCACTCGGTTGACCGTTTCGCCAGGGTTGATAACCAGTTCTGCTGGTTTCACCGGTCGATGACCATCTCCAGGTGTCACTGGGCTCAGGGCCGTCCCTCAGGCCCAGCCACGCCCACTGATAGAGAAAATCGGCGTTCAGCGTCTGTATGTCAGCGGCGCTCATGAAGGTCGCCAGGTCGGAGTAATGCTCTCTGCAGTAGCTCTGAGCACTGGCCCAGTTCATCGGCAGCGGCACATAGTGGTAATGACGCAGTGGGAACCCGGAGCAGAGGAAGCATCCTGGGCATCGACAAAAGACGGGGTCGTTAGTATTTAATATATAGAAATTAATACAGTTATAAGAAACTATTTCAAGTCgttcaaagtgtttttctcaTGTTTCTGTTAACGACTCTGCAAAGAGAAAAGTCTAAATCTTAAATCCCTGAGATGCCCTGATGCCCAGTGGGTTGAGGCCCCAGCCACTGCCTGCCCCCAGTGGCCGATCATTCCCACTGGGTGCTGGTACCATCACCATAACGTCAACAACCAGTTTCCTGGcataaacctcctccatgttagcggatggcAGCGAGGACAAGGGGATAAacgcactcgaccaatcacctTCCGgttccagctgtcaatcatgacatttcatccCGTTTGTCATCGcataaaataactaattaaaactaaaCACACGGGAAGATCAAAgattacaataaataataagaCTGAGgttgaattaattaattaaacaaataaattctGCCAAAACTCGTCAAATGTGTCTAATTATCAGgtaaagaaacaaatatttatccCTTGATTTCATTGACATTTACACACATCATCGTTttagagcgtgtgtgtgtgtgtgtgcgtgtgagtgcgtgtgtactcaccaaagaagaggagaaacagagtCGCACAAAAACCCATCTCTAGTTttactgcaaatgaaaagaaagtaGAAAAAGTGTAACTTTAAAGTTTCATTCCTGTGATCAACTTTATTTTACATTCCTCTGTTTTATCAACCGAGTCCCtctcttgttttatttgtcatttattcttattttctttctgaTAAGCACTTTAAGAAAAGTCCTTTCGAAAATAGAGTTTATTTTCCAATATGACCAAACGGGTGTTTGCATTTACTCTGGTAGATTTTAGATTTAGTAAAATAAAGGTATTTAAATGGGAGTGAAATTCTTAAAATTCTAATCTTTATTTCAATCAAAAATTTGACAATTATTCTCTGGATTATTCAATTATTTGTTTCGCTTAAAAAGGTAAATAGAGATTAGTTGTAGTGTTTTGTCAACAATCCAAAAACAGATTCATAAATGTTTAACTgttataaaagagaaaaacatcgACGACACATTTCAACAATTCAAACCagctttaaacattttaaacaaccaTTTTGTTTCAGCCATAAAATAAAGTGAGAGTTTTGTAGATATTTCTCACCTGGTTTCAGTTTCTCCGACcgtctcactcactctctgcaGAGATCAAGATGTTCTGAGGTTTAACTTCCAGCTGGGAAAGTTTTTATAGAAAGTCGGGATCTGAACTTTTGGCACCGACGCCCTTGAAAACTATTTCGTGCGTGAGACCATTTTCCATATGCAAAGCACAACTTGATAAAACATCAGGCGGGTCATGAACATCCAGGCCTCCTCATCGTCGAGCTGCAGCCATTTACTGGAGATGATGAAGAGAatagtttcttcttttctttatttcactgtTTTGTTCACAAACATGAGTTACTATCACCAACAGGGGTGTTGCAAGGGACTTTGAGGGtcctgggggggcggggggggggatttttcaCCTTGACGTTTGATGATGGTTGGATTCTTCAGGGCTGTTGGAGAAATGATTTTCTCCTCTTTACAGATTCATCTTCTGAGCTGCTCACTTTTCATCCTTCGGCTCTTAAGTGTGTGATTTCTGCAGCGTTACAGATCAGGACCTTCAGAGAGGTTTTCACCCTGTGCCTCCGTTAGttcgttttttttaaagcgaGATTAGAATTTAAGGGATTAACATTAAACTCACTGGATGGATGTGGGAggagcatagactgtatatatagatggacggagggtccgtgacgtcacccattggtttctgcagagtgagaatgaGGCTAGTAGGAGGCGTTCCCCCGGCGCCATCTTGCCGGTGCTTACTCCTCCTCGTTCCTGGCTAACGAATCAATGGGAAAGAGGAGGAGCGCGAGTGAAGACTGACAGCCGAGCGATGTTCGCGGAGCTCAGCGTTTCCAGGTTAGCTCAGGGCTAAGGAGCTAGGCTACATGCTACCCGACGCTGCTAACCGGTTAGCGCTGTGCTGTACCTGGTCCGGCTGGTAGCGATCTTTACGAActcactagaggtaagtaaccttgaaactacaacaacaaaacctattgctttatctatcataatcatatgcttacatgcctcaagtggtttttaatattaaatattaatattaatattaaattaaatattaaatgcctcaagtggtttttaatatgtaattgttataaaaattaccttttatttaactcatctaatgaaaagattgaagcaagttaactacagagttgtgtgtttggttgtgacttgattttaattttaataagttaatatcaatacactACATGTGATAGTAGATAGGAGTCAGAGAAAACCCCTTAAATATTTGTGCAGATCCAaagcaggattttattttttcaacattttctcagTTTACCCAGAGATTAACAGAGAAGAACTTTGTAAGTGGTTTTTAAAAGtgttatataattaatattattattatgaactcATTCTAAGCAGCTGAAGTTGCTCTGCAGGTTGATCACTCATCTGTAGGCTCTGTTCTCCATCTTTAATAAATGTGCTAAAACACACGTTTCTTACGTGAATGTTCTAAGTGCAAGTCAAACTGCTGTAAGGAAACAGCGCCACACAGTGGAGACCTGTGATTACTGCGACCCCATGGATCGAGCTTCATGTGCTAGTGATGCTCCCAATAAGTTCATTCACTTCAAGTCAGatgtcaataaaaacacaacgaACACAGAGTACTCCTCATTTGAATTTATTCATACTATATCATTTTTATATTCTATGTTCatcagatatttatatatatatttatatttacatgtgGCAGTGTTGCCAGTAGAAGAAACAGATATTTCAACAAAATGGATGacaacaaaaagaacaaaaaaaacaagtgttAAATTCAGTGCTatgctgaacacacacaaagtctgatcccaaaataaaatgaaaacacttgtgtgtGATTGAATGTCCACGGAACTCTACACGATGCTGCGTCACACTATCTGGTGGTTTGTGTTACTTGGGTTTTTCTGCGCCAGGAGTTTGTGCAAATCATCGACTCCCCCAGATAATCACCAGGCATGAACACAACAGACaacactatacacacacactgaaacaaagaACTGATGCTTTCTGAGaccggggtgggggggggttgctcgCATTAAGTACAGCCATGCATTA from Pleuronectes platessa chromosome 10, fPlePla1.1, whole genome shotgun sequence harbors:
- the LOC128449492 gene encoding macrophage mannose receptor 1; the protein is MGFCATLFLLFFGCFLCSGFPLRHYHYVPLPMNWASAQSYCREHYSDLATFMSAADIQTLNADFLYQWAWLGLRDGPEPSDTWRWSSTGETSRTGYQPWRNGQPSDRTVENCVRMYRSGQWYDGPCNEERYFVCYSAEGGHHPRTYHYIELSRTWYAAMEYCRDYYTDLAVIENQEEISEVISSMTTPPSSSGFFIGLYRGPWTWSDMSQSSFRNWKTMSLVNFIGNGSCAVENHLHEWSYLPCEDKYPFICQEVPRQKTVLRMKVETEADLTDPAVNAQILQQLNAALTSQTGINFTLRWKVQP